The following proteins are co-located in the Gemmatimonadota bacterium genome:
- a CDS encoding bifunctional NADH dehydrogenase FAD-containing subunit/selenide, water dikinase SelD encodes MVNGRYGLASHYGLWLHGLAKYIPLMIQTVPFKKDLVLVGGGHSHVQVIRMLAMKKALGGIRVTLISDESTVCYSGMLPGCLAGLYRPDEMEMELRPLCNWAGIRFVRARVAGLDPDLQQVYFDDGRPPLAYDALSINVGSIPRGMDTPGVREHAVPTRPLGLLLKRVHEFEKNHRSDGGPLRIVIAGGGAAGVELAFAMHSRWGAKFAPVRITLVDSQTTLLTGHRPRVAAIIGRYLEEKEITCLTGNRVMGVDKTGVHFEDHPSLPCDFLLWATGGAPPGLLKDTNLETSGAGFIRVRPSLQAMGYDNVFASGDCIEFPSRSLPKSGVYAVREGPVLARNLHAWLEHRSLVPYRPQGSALALLMTGTRNAVASRRHASFHGPWVWRLKDWIDRRWMRKFDPALLPPMEPAG; translated from the coding sequence ATGGTCAATGGTCGATACGGTCTCGCAAGTCATTATGGACTTTGGCTGCACGGTCTCGCCAAGTATATTCCGTTAATGATCCAGACCGTCCCTTTCAAAAAGGACCTCGTGCTGGTCGGCGGCGGCCATTCCCACGTGCAGGTGATCCGCATGCTGGCCATGAAGAAGGCCCTGGGGGGCATCCGCGTCACGCTCATCTCGGACGAGTCCACCGTCTGCTATTCCGGCATGCTGCCCGGTTGCCTGGCCGGCCTGTACCGGCCCGACGAGATGGAAATGGAATTGAGGCCGCTTTGCAACTGGGCGGGCATCCGGTTCGTCCGGGCCCGGGTGGCCGGCCTCGACCCGGACCTCCAGCAGGTTTACTTCGACGACGGCCGACCACCCCTTGCCTACGATGCCCTCTCGATCAACGTCGGTTCGATCCCCAGGGGCATGGACACCCCGGGCGTGCGGGAACACGCCGTGCCCACGAGGCCGCTCGGCCTGCTGCTGAAGCGCGTTCACGAGTTCGAGAAAAACCACCGGAGCGACGGGGGCCCGTTACGGATCGTCATCGCGGGAGGCGGCGCGGCGGGCGTGGAACTGGCCTTCGCCATGCACTCGAGATGGGGAGCGAAATTTGCGCCCGTCCGGATCACCCTCGTGGATTCGCAGACGACTTTGCTGACCGGGCACCGTCCCCGTGTCGCCGCGATCATCGGACGGTACCTCGAAGAAAAGGAGATCACCTGCCTGACCGGCAATCGAGTCATGGGCGTGGATAAAACGGGTGTCCATTTCGAGGATCATCCGTCCCTGCCCTGCGACTTCCTGCTCTGGGCAACGGGCGGAGCGCCGCCCGGTCTGTTGAAAGATACAAACCTGGAGACCAGCGGCGCCGGGTTCATCCGCGTCCGGCCCTCCCTGCAGGCCATGGGTTACGACAACGTCTTCGCCTCGGGTGACTGTATTGAATTTCCTTCCCGTTCCCTGCCCAAATCGGGGGTCTACGCGGTCCGGGAGGGACCGGTCCTGGCCCGTAACCTCCATGCCTGGCTCGAGCACCGATCCCTGGTTCCCTACAGGCCCCAGGGTTCCGCGCTCGCACTGCTCATGACCGGGACGCGCAACGCCGTCGCGAGCCGTCGCCACGCCTCCTTCCACGGCCCCTGGGTGTGGCGGCTGAAGGACTGGATCGATCGGCGCTGGATGCGGAAATTCGACCCCGCCCTGCTGCCGCCCATGGAGCCGGCCGGCAG